Proteins found in one Quercus robur chromosome 2, dhQueRobu3.1, whole genome shotgun sequence genomic segment:
- the LOC126716107 gene encoding 22.7 kDa class IV heat shock protein-like isoform X2: protein MGKPGYTMSLLLMVLVGLMATQANALMPYTRSLWDMMLPSEDPFRILERTPLTIPKGIENLALARADWKETPTAHVITLDIPGINKDDIKIEVEENRVLRISGERKGEEEAEGDKWHRAERTNGKFWRQFRLSGNADLDHVKAHIENGVLRITVPKFAEEKKRQPKVINIAVEGSSGEDIKATKAEM, encoded by the exons ATGGGCAAGCCAGGCTATACCATGTCTCTGCTTCTAATGGTACTTGTTGGTCTTATGGCCACACAGGCCAATGCGTTGATGCCATACACAAGGTCCCTATGGGACATGATGCTTCCATCTGAGGACCCTTTTAGAATCCTTGAACGAACCCCACTAACCATCCCCAAAGGCATTGAGAACCTTGCTTTGGCACGTGCAGACTGGAAGGAGACCCCCACAGCTCATGTCATAACCTTGGACATACCTGGGATAAACAAGGATGATATCAAGATTGAGGTGGAGGAGAACAGGGTTTTGAGGATCAGTGGAGAAAggaaaggtgaagaagaagCTGAGGGTGACAAGTGGCATAGAGCTGAGAGAACTAATGGCAAGTTCTGGAGGCAGTTCAG GTTGTCAGGGAATGCGGATTTGGATCATGTTAAGGCACATATTGAGAATGGTGTTTTGAGGATCACAGTGCCAAAGTTTgctgaggagaagaagaggcaGCCTAAAGTGATTAACATTGCTGTGGAGGGGTCCTCTGGTGAAGACATTAAGGCTACCAAGGCTGAGATGTAA
- the LOC126716107 gene encoding 22.7 kDa class IV heat shock protein-like isoform X1 yields MGKPGYTMSLLLMVLVGLMATQANALMPYTRSLWDMMLPSEDPFRILEQTPLTIPEGIENLALARADWKETPTAHVITLDVPGINKDDIKIEVEENRVLRISGERKGEEETEGDKWHRAERTNGKFWRQFRLSGNADLDHVKAHIENGVLRITVPKFAEEKKRQPKVINIAVEGSSGEDIKATKAEM; encoded by the exons ATGGGCAAGCCAGGCTATACCATGTCTCTGCTTCTAATGGTACTTGTTGGTCTTATGGCCACACAGGCCAATGCGTTGATGCCATACACAAG GTCCTTATGGGACATGATGCTCCCATCTGAGGACCCTTTTAGAATCCTTGAACAAACCCCACTAACCATCCCCGAAGGCATTGAGAACCTTGCTTTGGCACGTGCAGACTGGAAGGAGACCCCCACAGCTCATGTCATAACCTTGGACGTACCTGGGATAAACAAGGATGATATCAAGATTGAGGTGGAGGAGAACAGGGTTTTGAGGATCAGTGGAGAAAggaaaggtgaagaagaaaCTGAGGGTGACAAGTGGCATAGGGCTGAGAGGACTAATGGCAAGTTCTGGAGGCAGTTCAGGTTGTCAGGGAATGCGGATTTGGATCATGTTAAGGCACATATTGAGAATGGTGTTTTGAGGATCACAGTGCCAAAGTTTgctgaggagaagaagaggcaGCCTAAAGTGATTAACATTGCTGTGGAGGGGTCCTCTGGTGAAGACATTAAGGCTACCAAGGCTGAGATGTAA